Below is a genomic region from Dehalococcoidales bacterium.
CAGAGGATGTCCAGTTCCCTGAACATACTACCCCGCGATGTTTATGAGAAATACGGCGACATGATGGACTGGAAAACATCCGTTGGCACTGGAGCTTTTATGCTGGAAGACGTGGTCGAGAACTCTTCCGCCACCTTCGTCAGGAACCCCAACTATTGGCAGACGGATCCTGTCGGCCCCGGGATGGGGCAACAGCTACCATATGTAGATATAGTCAAGATGCTGATAATAACAGACAGGTCTACACGGCTGGCGGCATTTCGTACTGCCAAGCTTGACCATCTCGGTGGCCGCAATGCGGGGCTTGGGCGGGAAGAGATAGTAAGTCTGGAGACAACCTTACCTGACCTGCCCAGGAAAGGGTTCCCCGCCTATGGCTATGTTGTAGCTCTAAGGATGGACCGACCTGACGCACCCTGGGCTGACATTCGGGTACGCCAGGCGCTAAACATGGCAGTAAACCGGGAGGAGATAGTCAAAGACTTTTATGACGGCGATGCTAACATAACTAACTTCCCCCAAAATCCGTTCCAGGTCTGGGTCAGCATGGGTGTAGCCGGCCCTCTGGAAATATGGCCCGAGGTATACCAGGATGCTATGCACTACCAGCTAGAAAAGGCGAAGCAGCTGATGGCTGACGCCGGCTATCCCAATGGTTTCAAGATTGAGGTAATCATTGAGTCGCTGGAAACACGCGTTGACGAGCTAACCCTTATTAAAGAATACTGGTCAAAAATAGGCGTTGACCTGGACATACAGGTAAGGGAGCGCGGTGCCTATACTTCTATTGCTGCGGGCAGGACACATAAAGATGCGATTTACGATTCTATGGGTGTATCAAATTATACCTGGGAGGAGTACCGACCGGACGATTCATCTAATGTTGGCATGATTGACGACCCGTTCATCAATAAAAACATCCTGGAGTTCACCAAATATGTCTGGTTTGAAGATGACAAGGCTTACCAGATAATGAAGGAGACCTTGGATTACATCGTCCGTCAGTTATGGGTGGTGCCTTTCCCGGCAGCAAGAGAGTACACAATATGGCAACCGTGGCTCAAGAATTACGACGGTGAATATATGCTGGGCACGACCAACCAGTTTGGTTTCACCCGCTTCATCTGGATTGATCAGGCACTGAAAAAATCATTGGGCTTCTAAATCGGTACGACTGCGGGGAAGGCTCAAGCCTTCCCCGCATAGGCACTACCAGTACTGTTCCTGAATCATGGAGAATAAGACAAAAGTCGTATGCCGGAAACCGGATCTAACATAGCATGTGGGCATTATGGCTAAAGGAGGAGGGGTAAATGCGGTACGGTATCATGGGGACTGATATCGAAGTTAACCTGTCCCGCGGCAGTATTGAAAAGGTACAGACTGACCTCGCCCTGGTCGAGGATTTCCTGGGAGGCAAAGGGAAGAATGTCAAAATACTGTGGGATCGTGTTCCCGCCGGGGTTGATGCCTTCTCCCCGGATAATCTACTGATAATCAGCGCCGGCGCCCTGGTCGGCACGATGGCGCCTGCGGCTAATCGCACCACCATTACCTTCAAATCTCCAATAATAGACACGCACTGCTATTCTATTCTGGGTGGTTACTTTGCCGCCGAATTGAAATTTGCCGGGTACGATTCGCTTGTCTTTTCCGGCAAATCACCCACTCCGGTGTATCTATTGATAGATAACGACCGCGTGGAGCTACGTGACGCCAGCCACCTCTGGGGCAAAGATACCCATGAAACCGAGAGCATCCTCCGCGAAGAGCTGAAAGATGACCGGATTGAAATCATGTGCGTTGGGCCGGCTGGGGAGAACAGGGTTTATACTGCCAGTATCCAGCATGGTGTTGGCGCCAGTGCCAGCCGCGGCGGGGCCGGCGCTGTCATGGGAGACAAAAAGCTGAAGGCAATCGCGGTCCGCGGTACTAAAGATGTGAACGTCGCCAACCCGGCCCGACTCTCAGAATTATGTCAGTCCATTCGTGACCGGACCGGACCGGTAGGCACCCATCTTTTTGACCGCTTCGGTTACTCGCGGATTCAGAGATACGCCCGGGGTGTAGACTATGGTTATGGCAATAAACCGCTTCCTCCCGAGCTACAGCATAGTCTCAAGCGCATGGGGGACACCGCCCAGAATTTCATAAACAGAAAAGCTGACCGGCGGGTAGACTGTTACAATTGTGGACTGCGTTGTATCCATGCTTACCCCCTCCCTGACGGCGACTATGCCTATATCAAGTGCTCTAACCTGGTGCAGGCACTCCGCTGTACCAGAATACTGGACCTTGACTTTGGCGTAACCTTCTACTATTGGTGTGAGAGATATGGCCTTGACGCCAAAGCCATTACCAGTCAGATTCATCTCGCCGTAAAGCTCTATGAGAACGGTATCTTAACCAGAGAAGACACGGGGATGCATCTGGAATGGGAAAATCCTGAGGTGGCCCTCTCCCTGATGAAACAAATCGCTCACCGCCAGGGTATTGGTGATGTCCTGGCTGATGGCGTTTACCGGGCCGCCCAGAGAATAGGCAGAGGCGCCGAAGACTTCGTCCGCCATATTAAAAAACTGGAACTCGTCCCATCAGGTCGGGATGGTGAGCGTGGGGCCGGGGCACTGAGTAGCGCTATCGCTGATAAGGGGGATTCCAGTAAGCTGATTGGCTCAACGCCGGATAACCTCTGGGAGCGGGCCTGGGAAGGTACCCATGTTCCCAACCTTGAAGATAAGGAAGCCTATCTCAATTCAGAGTACTTCCAGTTCCCCGGGGAATTCAAAAAGTACATCTCCATTGAAGAGGAGCCGGCTGACGATGACTATGAGGGTATCTGCCAGTTTATTGCCTATAATGAGGAAACCTTTACCCTGTCTGATGCCACCGGAATTTGCAACTACCTGATAGGGCACCATGGCTCACCGCCGATAAGTGGACGCCCTCTGATTGCCGGTTTAATTTCCGCCGCCACCGGCCTGGATATTGATGAGGCCGAAGCTACCAGGATTGCCCGACGGATAATAAATCTGGTCAAAGCCTGCAAGGTCAGGGACGGCCTGAGCCGAAAAGACGATAGTCTAACCGATAGACGAACCCAAAAAGCCTCAGGGGGAGACAAGCCAGCCCGCAGCCTGCTCGACAGGTGTATTGACCGCTACTATGAACTCAGGGGCTGGGATAATGACGGCATCCCCACCAGTGAGACCCTGGTGAAACTGGGACTGGATGACGTACGTCAGGAATTAGAACAAAGAGGATTCATCAAAGCCCTCGCTGCGGCAGAGTAACCGGCGTGACGGCGGATGCCGTGAAGGATTTTTGGAACCCCGAGGCAAGGAACGGACTGGAAACAGGGGGTAGCCGGGCTACATCACTCCGGGAAGGGGAATTATTATGTTAGCCGACAATAAGGTAGTAGACGTCCATTACCACGTTGTCTCACCGAAACTGGCTAAGGAGATCAGCGGCTGCGTACCGGTGCCTGATATCTTCAGACCGGAACAGCTGACCACGGAAGAGGAACAGCTGGAGACCGCCGAAAAGAACGGGGTTCATATTCTCTGGGTTTCTTCCCGAACTTTGAGGCACTATGTCGGGCCAAAGGAGGTCCCGGCTTCATCTCCTCATGTTCTTACCGTAGCCCGCGTCACCAATGATTATCTGGCCTCTGTCTGTCAGCGCTATCCCGGGCGATTCATGGCCTTCGCTGATATCCCCCTTGCCTATGGCGATGCCGCTATTATCGAGATGAGGCGAGGTCTTACCGGGCTTGGCCTTCATGGCATTTGCCTGCAGACTAACTATGATGGGAAGCCTCTCGACGCTCCGGAATTCGAGCCGTTCTTTAATGAAGCCAATCGACTCAAGGCGGTTATTCATGTCCATCCAATCGCCCCCAGAGTTGCGGAAGAGGCGTTTCAGGGTTCTTCCGCAGCCAGTTCAGTATTGGGTTTCACCTATGATACCACCCTGACTTTTATCCGGCTGGCCTATGCCGGCGTCCTGGAGCGGTACCCTGACCTTACCTTCATCCTGAGCCATGCCGGGGGGACGATCCCCTTTCTCTGGTGGCGGATAAATATGCCCTATGACGGCAACCGCCCCGGCACCCGTGACCATATCAAGTACCCGCCCACCAGCTATCTGGAACGCTGCTACTACGACACGGCACTCACTGACACGGAAACATTGATGTTCACCCGTAGGAGGGTTGGTGACCACCTCATGTTCGGCACAGACCGTCCCTACGGCCCCAGAGATGGTCTCCAGCACTCATTGAAGTCGGTCAGGGCAATGAGAATACCAGAGGAAACGAAGGCTAAGATTATGA
It encodes:
- a CDS encoding ABC transporter substrate-binding protein, which gives rise to MEGDWAKGPAGSNESDWATASPIFKHLTGYLAESWETPDSGTIVWHIRKGVHWGLNPKFEASRLVNGRELTADDVVFSINAMYEFPGAPYKIRFTDVERPLSVTATDKYTVVVKVTPDYLSGIFQRMSSSLNILPRDVYEKYGDMMDWKTSVGTGAFMLEDVVENSSATFVRNPNYWQTDPVGPGMGQQLPYVDIVKMLIITDRSTRLAAFRTAKLDHLGGRNAGLGREEIVSLETTLPDLPRKGFPAYGYVVALRMDRPDAPWADIRVRQALNMAVNREEIVKDFYDGDANITNFPQNPFQVWVSMGVAGPLEIWPEVYQDAMHYQLEKAKQLMADAGYPNGFKIEVIIESLETRVDELTLIKEYWSKIGVDLDIQVRERGAYTSIAAGRTHKDAIYDSMGVSNYTWEEYRPDDSSNVGMIDDPFINKNILEFTKYVWFEDDKAYQIMKETLDYIVRQLWVVPFPAAREYTIWQPWLKNYDGEYMLGTTNQFGFTRFIWIDQALKKSLGF
- a CDS encoding aldehyde ferredoxin oxidoreductase N-terminal domain-containing protein, giving the protein MRYGIMGTDIEVNLSRGSIEKVQTDLALVEDFLGGKGKNVKILWDRVPAGVDAFSPDNLLIISAGALVGTMAPAANRTTITFKSPIIDTHCYSILGGYFAAELKFAGYDSLVFSGKSPTPVYLLIDNDRVELRDASHLWGKDTHETESILREELKDDRIEIMCVGPAGENRVYTASIQHGVGASASRGGAGAVMGDKKLKAIAVRGTKDVNVANPARLSELCQSIRDRTGPVGTHLFDRFGYSRIQRYARGVDYGYGNKPLPPELQHSLKRMGDTAQNFINRKADRRVDCYNCGLRCIHAYPLPDGDYAYIKCSNLVQALRCTRILDLDFGVTFYYWCERYGLDAKAITSQIHLAVKLYENGILTREDTGMHLEWENPEVALSLMKQIAHRQGIGDVLADGVYRAAQRIGRGAEDFVRHIKKLELVPSGRDGERGAGALSSAIADKGDSSKLIGSTPDNLWERAWEGTHVPNLEDKEAYLNSEYFQFPGEFKKYISIEEEPADDDYEGICQFIAYNEETFTLSDATGICNYLIGHHGSPPISGRPLIAGLISAATGLDIDEAEATRIARRIINLVKACKVRDGLSRKDDSLTDRRTQKASGGDKPARSLLDRCIDRYYELRGWDNDGIPTSETLVKLGLDDVRQELEQRGFIKALAAAE
- a CDS encoding amidohydrolase family protein; amino-acid sequence: MLADNKVVDVHYHVVSPKLAKEISGCVPVPDIFRPEQLTTEEEQLETAEKNGVHILWVSSRTLRHYVGPKEVPASSPHVLTVARVTNDYLASVCQRYPGRFMAFADIPLAYGDAAIIEMRRGLTGLGLHGICLQTNYDGKPLDAPEFEPFFNEANRLKAVIHVHPIAPRVAEEAFQGSSAASSVLGFTYDTTLTFIRLAYAGVLERYPDLTFILSHAGGTIPFLWWRINMPYDGNRPGTRDHIKYPPTSYLERCYYDTALTDTETLMFTRRRVGDHLMFGTDRPYGPRDGLQHSLKSVRAMRIPEETKAKIMSGNALALSRRSLPE